A window from Flavobacterium gyeonganense encodes these proteins:
- a CDS encoding multidrug effflux MFS transporter, whose translation MTTKKYVKLILILGSMTALGPFSIDMYLPGFSGIAADLHTSVAKVSMSLSSYFIGISAGQLLYGPLLDRFGRKKPLFFGLLVYILASLGCVYVANIDTFIFLRFIQAVGSCAATVASVAMVRDLFPVKDIPKVFSLLMLVLGLSPMLAPTIGGYITEDYGWHIVFLILMCMGIAILIASQIGLPNTYKPDTSISLKPKPIILNFLKVVKNPQFFTYAFTGSIAFSGLFSYVAASPIIFMDIYHVDAKTYGWIFAFMSVSFIGSSQLNSVLLKKFSSEQMIFSALITQSLISIVFLILSWNKLIGLYGTIGMLFLFLGCLGISNPNTAGLTLAPFAKNAGSASALMGAIQLGLGALASFAVGSFVKDSVVPMVVIMTSTTILAFIILNIGKRFIKEKIEASSEDEITIGH comes from the coding sequence ATGACAACAAAAAAATACGTAAAACTCATACTTATTCTTGGATCTATGACTGCACTTGGTCCTTTTTCAATAGATATGTATCTCCCAGGGTTTTCAGGAATTGCCGCAGATTTACATACTAGTGTAGCAAAAGTTTCAATGAGTCTGTCAAGTTATTTTATTGGTATTTCTGCAGGTCAGTTGCTTTATGGTCCTTTATTAGATCGTTTTGGGAGAAAGAAACCTTTATTTTTTGGTTTACTCGTTTATATTTTAGCTTCTTTAGGATGTGTATATGTAGCAAATATTGATACTTTTATATTTCTGCGATTTATTCAGGCAGTTGGAAGTTGTGCAGCAACGGTTGCTTCTGTTGCTATGGTTAGGGATTTATTTCCTGTAAAGGATATCCCGAAAGTTTTTTCTCTACTCATGCTTGTTCTTGGTCTTTCGCCAATGCTGGCGCCAACTATTGGTGGTTACATAACTGAAGACTACGGCTGGCATATAGTGTTTTTGATCTTAATGTGTATGGGAATTGCTATTCTTATAGCTTCACAAATTGGTCTTCCAAACACTTACAAACCTGATACTTCGATTTCGTTAAAACCAAAGCCAATCATTTTGAATTTTTTAAAAGTAGTTAAAAACCCACAATTTTTTACTTATGCCTTTACAGGTTCAATTGCTTTTTCAGGATTATTTTCATACGTGGCGGCCTCCCCGATTATTTTTATGGATATCTATCATGTCGATGCTAAGACATATGGATGGATTTTTGCTTTTATGTCAGTAAGTTTTATTGGTTCCAGTCAGTTGAATTCGGTTTTATTAAAGAAATTTTCCAGTGAACAGATGATATTTAGTGCCCTAATTACACAGTCATTAATAAGTATTGTTTTTCTGATTCTTTCATGGAATAAACTTATAGGATTATATGGAACTATTGGAATGTTGTTTTTATTTTTAGGATGTTTGGGGATTTCTAATCCCAATACAGCCGGACTTACACTAGCTCCTTTTGCTAAAAATGCCGGAAGTGCCTCTGCGTTGATGGGAGCCATCCAGCTTGGTTTAGGGGCTCTGGCTTCTTTTGCTGTAGGTAGTTTTGTCAAAGATTCTGTTGTTCCAATGGTAGTAATTATGACATCAACTACTATTTTAGCATTTATTATTCTAAATATAGGAAAACGCTTCATCAAAGAAAAAATAGAAGCATCCTCTGAAGATGAAATTACGATTGGTCATTAA
- a CDS encoding 3'-5' exonuclease — protein sequence MLDWLKNINKEYPDFWKNYLGKFETKPNRFVVISTETSGLNPVKDVILSLGAFAIVDDSIIIKDNFEAVLLQYKYLHDNGLSNEFIIESKMTKLQENDALETFIDYLGNAILVGHHVNFDIEMINAALERLGCGRLKNEALDIDVMYRKLHDINDKQFSLDDLCEIYKIPKSDRNSSSEDAYKISLLFLKLKSRLGIKQVSP from the coding sequence ATGCTGGACTGGCTGAAAAATATTAATAAAGAATATCCTGATTTTTGGAAAAACTACCTTGGTAAATTCGAAACTAAACCCAATAGATTTGTAGTGATATCAACAGAAACTTCAGGACTTAACCCTGTAAAAGATGTTATTTTGTCACTAGGGGCTTTTGCAATTGTTGATGACAGTATCATAATTAAAGATAATTTCGAAGCGGTTTTGTTGCAATATAAATATTTACATGATAATGGCTTATCAAACGAATTTATAATTGAAAGTAAAATGACTAAACTTCAGGAAAATGATGCACTCGAAACTTTTATAGATTATCTGGGGAATGCCATTTTAGTGGGTCATCATGTCAACTTTGATATTGAAATGATAAATGCAGCATTGGAGAGACTGGGTTGTGGAAGATTAAAAAACGAGGCACTGGATATTGATGTTATGTATAGAAAATTGCATGATATTAATGACAAGCAATTTTCTCTTGATGATTTGTGTGAAATATATAAGATTCCAAAAAGCGACAGAAATTCTTCATCAGAAGATGCATATAAAATCTCTCTATTATTTTTAAAGCTAAAATCCAGATTAGGAATTAAACAAGTCAGTCCTTAA